The genomic interval TTCTCGCCTTCACCGTGCTGGGGGCGCTGATCGTCGCCATCGCCGGATACCTGTTCTACAACAAGCGCCAGCGCATCCAGAAGGCAAGTCAGCGAGCCTGACGCCGGTCGGGCCGCTCCCGACCGAATCTTTTTGAGAGTTCCGAGCGCTCGGTGAGTCGTATGGTGACGATTCGCTCTCCCTACGAAGATAGCGGCACTTGGCTCCGCGGCAACGTCCACGCCCACACCACCGAAAGCGACGGTACTCGACCGCCCGAGGACGTCATCGACGATTACGCCGCCCGCGGCTACGACTTTCTGGCACTCTCCGACCACGATACGCTCGTCGATCCCGACGAGTATCGGTCGCAGACAGGGATGGTGCTCGTGCCCGCAGTCGAGGTGAGTGCAGGTGGCCCACATCTCCAGCACGTCGGGGCGTCGACGGAGGTCGACCCGGACGAGGACCGGCAGGCCGTCGTCGATACCATCGACGAGAACGGCGGATTCGCAGTCGCCAACCATCCCAAGTGGCTCCACGAGTTCGAGCACTGGTCGCGGGAGGAACTAAGCCGGATCGAGGGATTCGACGGGATCGAGATCTACAACGGATTGATCCAACGCCACGCTGGTGCCGCCAGAGCGACCGACCGCTGGGACTGGCTGCTCTCGCAGGGCCACCGCCTCTGGGGCGTTGCGGCCGACGACTCACACCGCGGCGGCGATGTCGAGGAAGGCTGGACAGTTGTGCAGTCCGACGAGCGA from Natronoarchaeum philippinense carries:
- a CDS encoding CehA/McbA family metallohydrolase; this encodes MVTIRSPYEDSGTWLRGNVHAHTTESDGTRPPEDVIDDYAARGYDFLALSDHDTLVDPDEYRSQTGMVLVPAVEVSAGGPHLQHVGASTEVDPDEDRQAVVDTIDENGGFAVANHPKWLHEFEHWSREELSRIEGFDGIEIYNGLIQRHAGAARATDRWDWLLSQGHRLWGVAADDSHRGGDVEEGWTVVQSDERTPAAVLDALRNGRFYSSTGVTVETVGVDGNELLVSTADADRIRLISDHGVVQQTVDSSTATFHLPEQLVRGGDHTYVRVECLGRGGDAAWTQPMFLDS